The following proteins are co-located in the Pararhizobium capsulatum DSM 1112 genome:
- a CDS encoding helix-turn-helix transcriptional regulator produces MLLSSNLDDEKQGDLNGSAKRQEAERVILILTNVASVSEPLIDAIGREFPWVHVEQVNQIDRACETFSHPVTLILIDVGFLKEAEASASRLKAAHPQALAAIIQPYDKFATTSLHDIAKSPLIRSVLPMDLRLDVWLSVLRLMLWGGEYLPFNSIADIAKERAFTAVDNSAGITELTTRELQILEMVCAGLQNKLIAAEFALSEHTVKIHLHNIMRKLGVHNRTEAAARFRSFKNGE; encoded by the coding sequence ATGCTTTTGAGCTCTAACCTCGATGACGAAAAACAGGGCGACCTGAATGGCTCTGCAAAGAGACAGGAGGCGGAGCGCGTCATCCTCATCCTCACCAATGTTGCAAGCGTATCCGAGCCGCTGATCGATGCGATCGGGCGCGAGTTTCCCTGGGTCCATGTCGAACAGGTCAACCAGATCGACAGGGCTTGCGAAACATTCTCCCATCCTGTCACGCTCATACTCATCGATGTCGGTTTCCTGAAGGAGGCGGAGGCGTCAGCCTCAAGGCTCAAAGCCGCCCATCCGCAGGCGCTTGCAGCCATCATCCAGCCTTACGACAAATTTGCCACCACATCCCTTCACGACATCGCAAAATCACCCCTCATCCGCAGCGTGCTGCCGATGGATCTGAGGCTTGATGTCTGGCTCTCCGTCCTGCGGTTGATGTTGTGGGGCGGCGAGTATCTGCCCTTCAATTCGATCGCCGATATTGCGAAGGAGCGGGCATTTACTGCGGTAGATAACAGTGCAGGCATAACGGAACTCACCACGCGGGAACTTCAGATTCTGGAGATGGTCTGTGCCGGCTTGCAGAACAAGCTGATCGCCGCCGAATTCGCGCTGTCGGAACACACCGTGAAGATTCATCTGCACAACATCATGCGCAAGCTTGGCGTTCACAATCGTACAGAGGCGGCTGCCCGGTTCCGAAGCTTCAAGAACGGCGAGTAG
- a CDS encoding HlyD family type I secretion periplasmic adaptor subunit produces MSNNPKNLPVPVAKPASEIVVQRPRPQVIAEFQSDAVELEERAPPRIARLTLYGVTALIAVAVTWASVSEIDEVVIAPGKLITTRPTIVVQPLETSIIRSIDVTTGEIVKAGQRLATLDATFSQADVDQQHTKFAALDAQVKRIESELANTDYTKLAGNSADEMLQVQLFGQRRAFFVAQLQNFQQQIAGQAAAISAGEKQQLVLADRRDNLVQIEKARETLFRNETGSLVAFLGSRDARLDVDSDLTVVKGKADEAAHSLAKLTAERQAFVEDFRRASMEQLVELRNQRNTAEEELKKMALRRSMVTLSAPADAVVLDLAQRSIGSVVREAEPIVTLVPLNAPLEAEVAISTQDIGRIAIDKQARVKLDAYPFQKYGTASGTVRVISQDAFSPTDQDRSAGRVGPFYKARVLLSDTALHTGGEPVRLLPGMTVSAEVKVGHRTVISYFLYPLLRGLDTAIREP; encoded by the coding sequence ATGAGCAACAATCCGAAAAACCTCCCCGTCCCGGTGGCGAAACCCGCCTCCGAAATCGTGGTCCAGCGTCCGCGACCGCAGGTCATCGCGGAATTCCAGTCGGATGCGGTGGAACTGGAAGAGCGTGCGCCTCCGAGGATCGCCCGCCTGACGCTCTATGGGGTCACGGCCCTGATCGCCGTCGCCGTGACCTGGGCATCGGTCTCTGAAATCGACGAGGTCGTCATCGCCCCCGGAAAACTGATCACCACGCGGCCGACGATCGTCGTGCAGCCGCTGGAAACCTCCATCATCCGGTCGATCGATGTCACGACCGGCGAGATCGTCAAGGCCGGCCAGCGGCTCGCCACGCTCGATGCAACTTTCAGCCAGGCGGATGTCGATCAGCAGCATACCAAATTCGCGGCCCTTGACGCGCAGGTCAAACGCATCGAGTCCGAGCTTGCGAATACCGACTATACGAAGCTTGCCGGCAACTCTGCCGACGAAATGCTGCAGGTGCAGCTTTTTGGCCAGAGACGTGCCTTTTTCGTGGCGCAACTCCAGAACTTCCAGCAGCAGATCGCCGGACAGGCCGCGGCAATCTCGGCCGGAGAGAAGCAGCAACTGGTTCTCGCCGATCGCCGCGACAACCTCGTCCAGATCGAAAAGGCCCGCGAGACCTTGTTTCGCAACGAAACCGGCTCGCTAGTCGCTTTTCTGGGCTCACGCGACGCCCGCCTCGATGTCGATTCCGATCTGACCGTCGTGAAAGGAAAGGCGGACGAAGCGGCCCATTCGCTGGCAAAGCTGACAGCCGAACGGCAGGCCTTTGTCGAGGATTTCAGGCGTGCATCGATGGAGCAGCTGGTGGAACTGCGCAACCAGCGCAACACCGCCGAGGAAGAACTCAAGAAGATGGCGCTACGCCGCAGCATGGTGACGCTCTCAGCGCCGGCGGACGCGGTCGTTCTCGACCTCGCGCAACGCTCGATCGGCTCCGTGGTCCGGGAGGCCGAGCCTATCGTGACGCTGGTGCCCCTGAATGCTCCGCTCGAAGCGGAGGTGGCGATCAGTACCCAGGATATCGGTCGTATCGCGATCGACAAGCAGGCACGCGTCAAGCTGGATGCCTATCCGTTCCAGAAATACGGCACCGCCTCCGGCACGGTGCGGGTGATCAGTCAGGATGCGTTCTCCCCAACCGACCAGGATCGCTCCGCCGGAAGGGTCGGGCCGTTCTACAAGGCCCGCGTGCTGCTCTCCGATACCGCCCTTCACACAGGTGGGGAGCCGGTGCGGCTGCTGCCGGGCATGACGGTATCGGCGGAGGTGAAGGTCGGTCACCGCACGGTGATCTCCTATTTCCTCTATCCGCTGCTGCGTGGGCTCGACACCGCAATCCGCGAACCGTAA
- a CDS encoding peptidase domain-containing ABC transporter, producing the protein MTTFAHTNLQCLALVARHHGIDLSPERLVHDYAIGEQAVPIRQILRMAKDAGLKAKSVQLTWQSLFQLGGAYPLLVQLENGNWVIVADAAGEGEDARVKVLDPLAQRPEFIILGQEQFTRSWHGNAILMKRDYRLSDEDQPFGFRWFLPEIARQRSLLRDVALAAFVLYGLGLATPIFFQLVIDKVLVHQSYSTLVVLTIGIGIALIFDAAFTFLRRYLLLYATNKIDIRVATRTFGHLLNLPIALFEQASAGVLVKHMQQTGRIREFLTGRLFLTLLDAFSLLVFIPILLLYSVKLTFVVLGFAALVGLVVMVLVGPFQRRLQSLYQAEGERQALLVETVHGMRTVKSLALEPRQRRVWDDRSAETISVRFRVDKISTVAQALTGLLEKLMGVAIIGLGALDVFSGAMTIGALVAFNMLAGRVSGPLVQIVTMVHEYQEVALSVRMLGEIMNQKPEQFGRGRGIRPELKGRIDFDKVTFRYGSDGPPALDDVSFTIPAGSVFGVVGKSGSGKTTVTRLIQGLYQNQQGIIRIDGYDSREIDLSHLRTSIGVVLQDNFLFRGTVRENIAAAKPDASIEEVIAAARIAGAEEFIERLPRGFESMLEENASNLSGGQRQRLAIARALITDPKLLILDEATSALDPDSEAIVRQNLGKIAAGRTVVIVSHRLSTLVDADAILVIDRGKIADIGRHDQLVSRCITYRHLWSQQTRQSA; encoded by the coding sequence ATGACGACTTTTGCGCACACGAACTTGCAGTGCCTGGCGCTCGTCGCCCGCCATCACGGCATCGACCTTTCTCCGGAAAGGCTGGTGCACGACTACGCGATCGGGGAGCAGGCGGTTCCCATCCGGCAGATCCTGCGCATGGCCAAGGACGCCGGTCTCAAGGCGAAAAGCGTGCAGCTGACATGGCAATCGCTTTTCCAGCTGGGCGGCGCCTATCCGCTGCTCGTCCAGCTGGAAAACGGCAACTGGGTGATCGTTGCCGATGCCGCAGGCGAAGGCGAGGACGCGCGCGTCAAGGTGCTCGATCCGCTGGCGCAACGCCCGGAATTCATCATTCTGGGGCAGGAGCAGTTCACCCGGTCCTGGCATGGAAATGCCATCCTGATGAAACGCGACTATCGCCTCTCCGATGAGGACCAGCCCTTCGGCTTCCGCTGGTTTTTGCCGGAGATCGCCAGGCAGCGCAGTCTCCTGCGCGACGTGGCGCTTGCAGCCTTTGTTCTCTACGGGCTTGGTCTGGCGACGCCGATCTTCTTCCAGCTCGTCATCGACAAGGTGCTGGTGCACCAGAGCTATTCGACCCTGGTGGTTCTGACCATCGGGATCGGCATCGCGCTGATCTTCGATGCCGCCTTCACCTTCCTGAGGCGTTACCTGCTGCTCTACGCAACCAACAAGATCGACATCCGCGTTGCGACACGCACCTTCGGTCATCTGCTGAACCTGCCGATTGCCCTGTTCGAGCAGGCCTCCGCCGGCGTACTGGTCAAGCATATGCAACAGACGGGGCGTATCCGCGAGTTCCTGACCGGTCGCCTCTTCCTGACGCTGCTCGACGCCTTCTCGCTCCTCGTCTTCATCCCTATTCTGCTTCTCTACAGCGTCAAGCTGACCTTCGTGGTGCTCGGCTTTGCAGCCCTCGTCGGCCTCGTGGTCATGGTGCTGGTCGGCCCCTTTCAGCGACGGCTGCAATCCCTCTATCAGGCCGAAGGCGAGCGGCAGGCGCTTCTCGTGGAGACTGTGCACGGCATGCGGACGGTCAAGTCTCTCGCGCTCGAGCCGCGCCAGCGGCGCGTCTGGGACGACCGGTCGGCCGAAACCATTTCCGTACGCTTTCGCGTCGACAAGATATCGACCGTCGCACAGGCGCTGACCGGGCTGCTCGAGAAGCTGATGGGCGTCGCCATCATCGGCCTCGGTGCACTCGACGTGTTCAGCGGCGCGATGACCATCGGCGCGCTGGTCGCCTTCAACATGCTGGCCGGCCGCGTCTCGGGTCCACTGGTGCAGATCGTCACTATGGTTCACGAGTACCAGGAGGTGGCGCTGTCGGTGCGCATGCTCGGCGAGATCATGAACCAGAAGCCGGAACAATTTGGTCGCGGCCGTGGCATCAGGCCTGAACTCAAGGGTCGGATCGATTTCGACAAGGTCACCTTCCGCTATGGAAGCGACGGCCCACCGGCGCTCGACGACGTCTCGTTCACGATCCCCGCCGGTTCGGTCTTTGGCGTGGTCGGCAAGAGCGGCTCGGGCAAAACGACTGTGACCCGGCTGATCCAGGGACTTTACCAGAACCAGCAGGGGATCATCCGCATCGACGGCTATGACAGCCGGGAAATCGATCTTTCCCACTTGCGCACCAGCATCGGCGTCGTGCTGCAGGACAACTTCCTGTTTCGCGGCACGGTGCGTGAAAACATCGCCGCCGCCAAGCCGGATGCCAGCATCGAGGAAGTGATCGCCGCCGCACGCATCGCCGGCGCCGAGGAATTCATCGAGCGGCTGCCGCGCGGCTTCGAATCCATGCTGGAGGAAAACGCATCCAACCTTTCCGGCGGACAGAGGCAGCGGCTGGCGATCGCCCGCGCGCTGATCACCGATCCGAAGCTCCTCATCCTCGACGAAGCCACCAGCGCGCTCGATCCCGACAGCGAGGCGATCGTGCGCCAGAACCTTGGCAAGATCGCCGCAGGGCGCACGGTCGTCATTGTTTCCCACAGGCTCTCCACCCTCGTCGATGCCGATGCGATCCTGGTGATCGACCGCGGCAAGATTGCCGATATCGGCCGGCACGATCAGCTCGTTTCGCGCTGCATCACCTATCGCCATCTGTGGAGCCAGCAAACGAGGCAGTCCGCATGA